The genome window TGAAGTTGAATGGAAAAGTCCCGCGGAGCCAAATGGTCgaattacaaaatattttgtatcTGTTCGTGGAGCAATGCGAAAATCCGACGGATCCCTAACTCCAGATGATCTTCCAGCAGCTGTAGAAGTTGATAAACGTTGTGCGAATTGGGATGGTGATGAGAATACATCAAAGCATAATGGAATCAATCCAATTGATTTTGCAAATGAATTTTATTCTTGCAAATTTGGTCCATTAAAAGTGAGATTGTTAGAGATGTTTCAGTATAAtaacataatattttcagccaaatcgAAATTATACCGTCACTGtttgggctgaaaattcagCTGGGAGATCTCTACCAGCAGTTTTCCACAAGAACTGTGTTACGAATTACGCACAGCCAGATATGGTAGAAACACCACAACCTTTGCTGTCTAATAATCATTCGACATTCTCGTTGACTTTTCCCCAACCGCCAGATGATATTAATGGGCCAATAAGGtatctttcttttttaaaaaaacattaaaaaatacattgaacTTGTCATAATTTCAGCTGCTACTATATTGCAATAGTTCCACTTCCTGCAAATGTTTCTCTGGATATCTTGCCAAAATCTGAGGAAATAGTTATGcactcattttcaaaagtcttCACGAACAATCTACTCCCATCGTCGGCTGAAGAGAAACGATTTTTCGCTTACATTGCCGAGTCGTATGTTCAATTACCAGAAGAAACAACGATAGGAGATGGTGTTAGAGTGTCTGATTTAAAAGCCTGTAATGTACAGTACCTCAGTCGATATTCGTCTGAAGATCTCGCATTACGGCGTGGGCTCAAGTACACCGGATTTCTAATTGTACGTGTCGATAAGGAAGAAGAATTGAACAGAAAAGATGTTCGAAATGGAGCTGATCCGAATATATTTAGGAATTTGTAAGTATACATAAATGTTATCCAAACGCGgaaaaattcctaatttttgcGCCTAAAAAACTGTAacacgaaaatttttcgataaaaatttcgCGACGAAAgcttgaaattacagtactattTGAAGGTGCacaccttttttttcgaatttcacaaaaatttttcgtgtcgagaccggctTCCCATGTTTTTGgcgttttatattttcttgttcatacagtaatttattttcagaattgacaAAAGCGTATCTCCAACATCACGAACCCGTACTGCATCTCCCATGAGCCGCCACCTGCGTCAACTTCATTTGAGTGGGCCAGCGTATGGATATTCTGCATACTTCAAGCCAATACTACTTGACACGGAAAGTTCAAGCAGTGGATTcggaattttcatgaaaattattCTGCCGTTCCTTCTGTTCTTAGCATTTGCAACTGGAGTTACAATGTTCTTTGTAAACCGAAAAGGACATATGCTGTCAACTTGGTGTCCATTATTCACAAAAATGACGTCAAAAGATGTTGTGGAACGAACTCTTCTGAAACAGACATTTGGTGCAATTCCAGTTGATGATCTTCCAACTGAATACGTTGTTCGACATCGAGACACGGATTTTCTGTTTGCACAAGAATACGAATCTCTGCCACATTTTCAATTGGATACTGTAGCCAGtaatagaaaagaaaatgcAATCAAAAACCGATATAACGACATTCGTGCATTCGATGATACTCGAGTTAAGCTGAAGAAAATCAACGGAGACGATTACTCGGATTATATAAACGCTAATTTCATTAAAAGCTGGAAAGAAAAGAAGTTATTCATTGCTGCTCAGGCTCCAGTTGACGCCACTATCGGAGATTTCTGGAGAATGGTGTGGGAACAAGAGTCATATTTAATTGTGATGGTTGCCAATTTAACCGAGAAAAACCGGCAGCAATGTGCAAAGTATTGGCCTGATGAACAGATTACAAGGTAAAATTTGGAAgtaagaattctgaaaaaaaataataaaattacagATATGGAGATATAATCGTGGAGCCTGCCAGTTTTTCGTTCCATTCTGATTATGCGATTCGTGCATTCGATATCGCACATATAGGAGAATGTGGGCCGTGAGTTTTCATCGGAATAATTATTATTGTATGCTAACTTCTTCATATTTCAGTGATGTGATCCCGAATGGAAACGGCGTCGAATACGCGAATGTGCCAATTGTAAAAGGACAATTTGCTAATAATTGTGAGTTACTGGCGGATTCGTTAATTAACGAtcgtttcatatttttaattaattttttattcagccCGTCGTATTCTCCAGTATCACTTTACCAATTGGAATGACTACAAAGCTCCGGAATGTTCCACTGGATTGCTTCGATTCATGTATCGTCTTCGAGAATTACCACAGTTTAATAACTCGCCTGTTGTGATACATTGCAggtatttatatttttccaaaattcatcAATTAATAGTTAATTTAAGTGCTGGAGTTGGAAGAACTGgaacatttatttcaatagATTCGATGCTTGATCAATGTCTCGCGGAGGATAAAgcaaacattttcgaattcgTGTGCAATCTTCGTCGCCAACGGAACTTGATGGTTCAATCTCTTGAACAATATGTGTTCATCTACAAAGCACTTGCGGAATGGCACATGTATGGTGATACTGATGAAGATGTTCGAGATTTTGAAGATCACTATCAACGATTATGTGCATCGAATAGAGATAGAGCAGTTAGCTTTAATCAACAGTCATCTACGAATGGATCAATATCTCCGAGAGTAGCAATTGTCTCATCTCGAGAATCAATGACAACTTCCAATGGAGAAACTGGATTGGAAgaagaattcaaaaagttggagCGAAATTTGACTACTCCTTTATCTTCAAACTTTGCTGCAAAAGACGAGAACCttcttaaaaatcgatatgaaGCTGCAGTACCTTTTGATAAATATCGAGTTATTCTTCCTCCAACTATTGGACATGCTGACTCTTCATATATCAATGCATCACACATAAAAGGATACTTTTTTGATTATATAGCCGCTCAGGATCCTGTTTCAGAAGGAACAGCTTTTGATTTCTGGAGAATGATTGCTGATCAAAATGTGACTACGGTAGTTATGTTGAGTGATGAGACAGATTGGAGTGATGTTGAAAAGGTTTGTAAGCAAATAAGcagttttaattaattttattttcattttcagtacTGGCCAATCGATGGTTCTGGAACAGAATGTCACTTTGGATCGGAACGTAATTCAGTGAATGTTACCTGTGTCTCTGAAGAGCACCATCAAGATTTTATCATTCGAAATTTATCATATTCTATGAAAGATAACGAATCGATGCCAGCGAACCAAGAAGTTGTACAGTATTCGTATACTGGATGGCCTTCGGATTCAATTGTTCCAAAATCTGCGAACAGTTTGATGAATCTGATTGAGATGGTCCTGCAACGTCAGAGCAGTCTCATGGGATCTCAGGCTCCGATTGTGGTACA of Caenorhabditis elegans chromosome II contains these proteins:
- the clr-1 gene encoding Receptor-type tyrosine-protein phosphatase (Confirmed by transcript evidence); translated protein: MRINRWIWWATVILLYLRTGLAADFFRSSEENDRKSSDDLDNFNSTKIEPDKPKTAKELGVKSCESNQDCVHDGVCHRGNDGHGICMCPRSCPAITPKQCGYNYRTPSTCLLMDADYRSKYDVKEPTCYSRKCVCPPQFDDVHVTANQKPLRLNSTLLPTKCDKRDLAVVARAHPSTSVSKGIDVTLFCCINVDPEGFIDVASVFFIQNGTIMREATSHPFAPRNGLARRVHEKYSCWELEIKNAQTSDSGSYMCRVTASASDLDVTDTMQFEVKEHARRTHSYWYKRPKKVMPPSSSSSLKTSDDDDDSTPRQIKNLTVNPSERDAIVTWESEGGEDMAIDLRLVRRTDTRGQVVFSKDNLTSPVSIKDLRAATPYTLFVSGNNGQVPFEFTEHFTTKQKRPFPPKEEDVRVLNSGSALSCEVEWKSPAEPNGRITKYFVSVRGAMRKSDGSLTPDDLPAAVEVDKRCANWDGDENTSKHNGINPIDFANEFYSCKFGPLKPNRNYTVTVWAENSAGRSLPAVFHKNCVTNYAQPDMVETPQPLLSNNHSTFSLTFPQPPDDINGPISCYYIAIVPLPANVSLDILPKSEEIVMHSFSKVFTNNLLPSSAEEKRFFAYIAESYVQLPEETTIGDGVRVSDLKACNVQYLSRYSSEDLALRRGLKYTGFLIVRVDKEEELNRKDVRNGADPNIFRNLIDKSVSPTSRTRTASPMSRHLRQLHLSGPAYGYSAYFKPILLDTESSSSGFGIFMKIILPFLLFLAFATGVTMFFVNRKGHMLSTWCPLFTKMTSKDVVERTLLKQTFGAIPVDDLPTEYVVRHRDTDFLFAQEYESLPHFQLDTVASNRKENAIKNRYNDIRAFDDTRVKLKKINGDDYSDYINANFIKSWKEKKLFIAAQAPVDATIGDFWRMVWEQESYLIVMVANLTEKNRQQCAKYWPDEQITRYGDIIVEPASFSFHSDYAIRAFDIAHIGECGPDVIPNGNGVEYANVPIVKGQFANNSRRILQYHFTNWNDYKAPECSTGLLRFMYRLRELPQFNNSPVVIHCSAGVGRTGTFISIDSMLDQCLAEDKANIFEFVCNLRRQRNLMVQSLEQYVFIYKALAEWHMYGDTDEDVRDFEDHYQRLCASNRDRAVSFNQQSSTNGSISPRVAIVSSRESMTTSNGETGLEEEFKKLERNLTTPLSSNFAAKDENLLKNRYEAAVPFDKYRVILPPTIGHADSSYINASHIKGYFFDYIAAQDPVSEGTAFDFWRMIADQNVTTVVMLSDETDWSDVEKYWPIDGSGTECHFGSERNSVNVTCVSEEHHQDFIIRNLSYSMKDNESMPANQEVVQYSYTGWPSDSIVPKSANSLMNLIEMVLQRQSSLMGSQAPIVVHCRNGSSESGIFICISLLWLRQKAEQRIDVFQTVKGLQSHRPMMFTRFEQYSFCYRALADYISKTYR
- the clr-1 gene encoding Receptor-type tyrosine-protein phosphatase (Confirmed by transcript evidence), which translates into the protein MRINRWIWWATVILLYLRTGLAADLSSEENDRKSSDDLDNFNSTKIEPDKPKTAKELGVKSCESNQDCVHDGVCHRGNDGHGICMCPRSCPAITPKQCGYNYRTPSTCLLMDADYRSKYDVKEPTCYSRKCVCPPQFDDVHVTANQKPLRLNSTLLPTKCDKRDLAVVARAHPSTSVSKGIDVTLFCCINVDPEGFIDVASVFFIQNGTIMREATSHPFAPRNGLARRVHEKYSCWELEIKNAQTSDSGSYMCRVTASASDLDVTDTMQFEVKAPRQIKNLTVNPSERDAIVTWESEGGEDMAIDLRLVRRTDTRGQVVFSKDNLTSPVSIKDLRAATPYTLFVSGNNGQVPFEFTEHFTTKQKRPFPPKEEDVRVLNSGSALSCEVEWKSPAEPNGRITKYFVSVRGAMRKSDGSLTPDDLPAAVEVDKRCANWDGDENTSKHNGINPIDFANEFYSCKFGPLKPNRNYTVTVWAENSAGRSLPAVFHKNCVTNYAQPDMVETPQPLLSNNHSTFSLTFPQPPDDINGPISCYYIAIVPLPANVSLDILPKSEEIVMHSFSKVFTNNLLPSSAEEKRFFAYIAESYVQLPEETTIGDGVRVSDLKACNVQYLSRYSSEDLALRRGLKYTGFLIVRVDKEEELNRKDVRNGADPNIFRNLIDKSVSPTSRTRTASPMSRHLRQLHLSGPAYGYSAYFKPILLDTESSSSGFGIFMKIILPFLLFLAFATGVTMFFVNRKGHMLSTWCPLFTKMTSKDVVERTLLKQTFGAIPVDDLPTEYVVRHRDTDFLFAQEYESLPHFQLDTVASNRKENAIKNRYNDIRAFDDTRVKLKKINGDDYSDYINANFIKSWKEKKLFIAAQAPVDATIGDFWRMVWEQESYLIVMVANLTEKNRQQCAKYWPDEQITRYGDIIVEPASFSFHSDYAIRAFDIAHIGECGPDVIPNGNGVEYANVPIVKGQFANNSRRILQYHFTNWNDYKAPECSTGLLRFMYRLRELPQFNNSPVVIHCSAGVGRTGTFISIDSMLDQCLAEDKANIFEFVCNLRRQRNLMVQSLEQYVFIYKALAEWHMYGDTDEDVRDFEDHYQRLCASNRDRAVSFNQQSSTNGSISPRVAIVSSRESMTTSNGETGLEEEFKKLERNLTTPLSSNFAAKDENLLKNRYEAAVPFDKYRVILPPTIGHADSSYINASHIKGYFFDYIAAQDPVSEGTAFDFWRMIADQNVTTVVMLSDETDWSDVEKYWPIDGSGTECHFGSERNSVNVTCVSEEHHQDFIIRNLSYSMKDNESMPANQEVVQYSYTGWPSDSIVPKSANSLMNLIEMVLQRQSSLMGSQAPIVVHCRNGSSESGIFICISLLWLRQKAEQRIDVFQTVKGLQSHRPMMFTRFEQYSFCYRALADYISKTYR
- the clr-1 gene encoding protein-tyrosine-phosphatase (Confirmed by transcript evidence), with the translated sequence MRINRWIWWATVILLYLRTGLAADFFRSSEENDRKSSDDLDNFNSTKIEPDKPKTAKELGVKSCESNQDCVHDGVCHRGNDGHGICMCPRSCPAITPKQCGYNYRTPSTCLLMDADYRSKYDVKEPTCYSRKCVCPPQFDDVHVTANQKPLRLNSTLLPTKCDKRDLAVVARAHPSTSVSKGIDVTLFCCINVDPEGFIDVASVFFIQNGTIMREATSHPFAPRNGLARRVHEKYSCWELEIKNAQTSDSGSYMCRVTASASDLDVTDTMQFEVKAPRQIKNLTVNPSERDAIVTWESEGGEDMAIDLRKSLHHRGRRFLKVDSDDPKSNKLVRRTDTRGQVVFSKDNLTSPVSIKDLRAATPYTLFVSGNNGQVPFEFTEHFTTKQKRPFPPKEEDVRVLNSGSALSCEVEWKSPAEPNGRITKYFVSVRGAMRKSDGSLTPDDLPAAVEVDKRCANWDGDENTSKHNGINPIDFANEFYSCKFGPLKPNRNYTVTVWAENSAGRSLPAVFHKNCVTNYAQPDMVETPQPLLSNNHSTFSLTFPQPPDDINGPISCYYIAIVPLPANVSLDILPKSEEIVMHSFSKVFTNNLLPSSAEEKRFFAYIAESYVQLPEETTIGDGVRVSDLKACNVQYLSRYSSEDLALRRGLKYTGFLIVRVDKEEELNRKDVRNGADPNIFRNLIDKSVSPTSRTRTASPMSRHLRQLHLSGPAYGYSAYFKPILLDTESSSSGFGIFMKIILPFLLFLAFATGVTMFFVNRKGHMLSTWCPLFTKMTSKDVVERTLLKQTFGAIPVDDLPTEYVVRHRDTDFLFAQEYESLPHFQLDTVASNRKENAIKNRYNDIRAFDDTRVKLKKINGDDYSDYINANFIKSWKEKKLFIAAQAPVDATIGDFWRMVWEQESYLIVMVANLTEKNRQQCAKYWPDEQITRYGDIIVEPASFSFHSDYAIRAFDIAHIGECGPDVIPNGNGVEYANVPIVKGQFANNSRRILQYHFTNWNDYKAPECSTGLLRFMYRLRELPQFNNSPVVIHCSAGVGRTGTFISIDSMLDQCLAEDKANIFEFVCNLRRQRNLMVQSLEQYVFIYKALAEWHMYGDTDEDVRDFEDHYQRLCASNRDRAVSFNQQSSTNGSISPRVAIVSSRESMTTSNGETGLEEEFKKLERNLTTPLSSNFAAKDENLLKNRYEAAVPFDKYRVILPPTIGHADSSYINASHIKGYFFDYIAAQDPVSEGTAFDFWRMIADQNVTTVVMLSDETDWSDVEKYWPIDGSGTECHFGSERNSVNVTCVSEEHHQDFIIRNLSYSMKDNESMPANQEVVQYSYTGWPSDSIVPKSANSLMNLIEMVLQRQSSLMGSQAPIVVHCRNGSSESGIFICISLLWLRQKAEQRIDVFQTVKGLQSHRPMMFTRFEQYSFCYRALADYISKTYR
- the clr-1 gene encoding Receptor-type tyrosine-protein phosphatase (Confirmed by transcript evidence), with translation MRINRWIWWATVILLYLRTGLAADFFRSSEENDRKSSDDLDNFNSTKIEPDKPKTAKELGVKSCESNQDCVHDGVCHRGNDGHGICMCPRSCPAITPKQCGYNYRTPSTCLLMDADYRSKYDVKEPTCYSRKCVCPPQFDDVHVTANQKPLRLNSTLLPTKCDKRDLAVVARAHPSTSVSKGIDVTLFCCINVDPEGFIDVASVFFIQNGTIMREATSHPFAPRNGLARRVHEKYSCWELEIKNAQTSDSGSYMCRVTASASDLDVTDTMQFEVKAPRQIKNLTVNPSERDAIVTWESEGGEDMAIDLRLVRRTDTRGQVVFSKDNLTSPVSIKDLRAATPYTLFVSGNNGQVPFEFTEHFTTKQKRPFPPKEEDVRVLNSGSALSCEVEWKSPAEPNGRITKYFVSVRGAMRKSDGSLTPDDLPAAVEVDKRCANWDGDENTSKHNGINPIDFANEFYSCKFGPLKPNRNYTVTVWAENSAGRSLPAVFHKNCVTNYAQPDMVETPQPLLSNNHSTFSLTFPQPPDDINGPISCYYIAIVPLPANVSLDILPKSEEIVMHSFSKVFTNNLLPSSAEEKRFFAYIAESYVQLPEETTIGDGVRVSDLKACNVQYLSRYSSEDLALRRGLKYTGFLIVRVDKEEELNRKDVRNGADPNIFRNLIDKSVSPTSRTRTASPMSRHLRQLHLSGPAYGYSAYFKPILLDTESSSSGFGIFMKIILPFLLFLAFATGVTMFFVNRKGHMLSTWCPLFTKMTSKDVVERTLLKQTFGAIPVDDLPTEYVVRHRDTDFLFAQEYESLPHFQLDTVASNRKENAIKNRYNDIRAFDDTRVKLKKINGDDYSDYINANFIKSWKEKKLFIAAQAPVDATIGDFWRMVWEQESYLIVMVANLTEKNRQQCAKYWPDEQITRYGDIIVEPASFSFHSDYAIRAFDIAHIGECGPDVIPNGNGVEYANVPIVKGQFANNSRRILQYHFTNWNDYKAPECSTGLLRFMYRLRELPQFNNSPVVIHCSAGVGRTGTFISIDSMLDQCLAEDKANIFEFVCNLRRQRNLMVQSLEQYVFIYKALAEWHMYGDTDEDVRDFEDHYQRLCASNRDRAVSFNQQSSTNGSISPRVAIVSSRESMTTSNGETGLEEEFKKLERNLTTPLSSNFAAKDENLLKNRYEAAVPFDKYRVILPPTIGHADSSYINASHIKGYFFDYIAAQDPVSEGTAFDFWRMIADQNVTTVVMLSDETDWSDVEKYWPIDGSGTECHFGSERNSVNVTCVSEEHHQDFIIRNLSYSMKDNESMPANQEVVQYSYTGWPSDSIVPKSANSLMNLIEMVLQRQSSLMGSQAPIVVHCRNGSSESGIFICISLLWLRQKAEQRIDVFQTVKGLQSHRPMMFTRFEQYSFCYRALADYISKTYR